The proteins below are encoded in one region of Segatella copri:
- a CDS encoding DEAD/DEAH box helicase has product MYFDELDLNDNVLDALYDMRFDTCTPVQEKCIPEILEGHDVLGVAQTGTGKTAAYLLPVLSKLDDGGYPKDAINCVIMSPTRELAQQIDQAMQGFGYYLQGVSSVAVYGGNDGNRYDQELRSLRMGADVVIATPGRLISHISLGNVDLSKVSFFILDEADRMLDMGFSDDIKTIASKLPKTCQTIMFSATMPEKIEELAKTLLKNPVEIKLAVSKPAEKIKQEAYVCYETQKMTIIKDIFKAGDLKRVIVFSGSKFKVKQLAASLQQIGVNCGAMHSDLEQAERDDVMFKFKSGQYDVLVATDIVARGIDIDDIEMVINYDVPHDTEDYVHRIGRTARANRDGRAITFVSEEDQYWFQQIEKFLEKVVDKMPLPEGCGEGPEYIKLNKPKKKGANGRNNRRGNGKNGEAGKNSAKNRRQKDRDQTSHKRKPNKPNERQEKAPRSNEQQPQQGNKQQNAKQQNRKPAQPGEQPKNSNSQKRRNNSNQQRPGTENNIRPGSNGRGRGVAQKKGDKSAARKHTPIVNPQKQENAVKKFIKRIFGFKK; this is encoded by the coding sequence ATGTATTTTGACGAATTAGATTTAAACGACAACGTGCTCGACGCATTATATGACATGCGCTTCGACACATGCACTCCAGTACAGGAAAAGTGCATTCCAGAGATATTAGAAGGTCACGATGTCTTGGGTGTAGCCCAGACCGGAACCGGCAAAACCGCAGCCTATCTGCTGCCAGTATTGAGCAAGCTCGATGACGGCGGTTATCCGAAAGACGCCATCAACTGCGTCATCATGTCACCAACCCGCGAGCTCGCCCAGCAGATAGACCAGGCGATGCAAGGCTTCGGCTACTACCTGCAGGGCGTGAGCAGCGTAGCCGTATACGGCGGCAACGACGGCAACCGTTACGATCAGGAGTTGCGCAGCCTCCGCATGGGCGCCGATGTAGTCATCGCCACCCCGGGCCGCCTCATCTCCCATATCTCTCTGGGCAATGTAGACCTCAGCAAGGTAAGTTTCTTCATTCTTGACGAGGCCGACCGCATGCTCGACATGGGTTTCTCTGACGACATCAAGACCATCGCGTCAAAACTGCCAAAGACCTGCCAGACCATCATGTTCTCGGCAACCATGCCTGAGAAGATAGAAGAACTGGCTAAGACCTTGCTCAAGAATCCGGTAGAAATCAAACTTGCCGTCAGCAAGCCAGCCGAGAAAATCAAGCAGGAAGCATACGTATGCTACGAAACCCAGAAGATGACCATCATCAAGGACATCTTCAAGGCGGGCGACCTGAAACGCGTCATCGTCTTCAGCGGCAGCAAATTCAAGGTGAAGCAACTCGCAGCTTCCCTCCAGCAGATTGGAGTAAACTGCGGAGCCATGCACAGCGACCTGGAACAGGCTGAGCGCGATGATGTGATGTTCAAGTTCAAGAGCGGACAGTATGATGTTCTCGTAGCTACCGATATTGTGGCGCGCGGAATCGACATCGATGATATTGAGATGGTCATCAATTACGATGTTCCTCACGATACAGAAGATTACGTTCACCGCATCGGCCGTACTGCCCGTGCCAACCGCGATGGTAGAGCCATCACCTTCGTGAGCGAAGAAGACCAGTACTGGTTCCAGCAGATAGAGAAGTTCCTGGAGAAGGTGGTAGACAAAATGCCTCTCCCTGAGGGATGCGGCGAAGGTCCTGAATACATCAAGCTTAACAAGCCGAAGAAGAAAGGCGCAAACGGAAGAAACAACAGACGCGGTAACGGCAAAAACGGCGAGGCCGGAAAGAACAGTGCCAAGAACCGCCGACAGAAAGACCGCGACCAGACTTCTCACAAGCGCAAGCCAAACAAGCCAAACGAGCGTCAGGAAAAAGCACCACGCAGCAACGAACAGCAGCCTCAGCAGGGTAACAAGCAGCAGAACGCAAAGCAGCAGAACAGAAAGCCAGCCCAGCCAGGCGAGCAGCCAAAGAACAGCAACAGCCAGAAGCGCCGCAATAACAGCAACCAGCAGCGCCCAGGCACCGAGAACAATATTCGCCCAGGCAGCAACGGCCGTGGCAGAGGCGTAGCCCAGAAAAAGGGCGACAAGTCGGCTGCACGCAAGCACACCCCTATCGTAAATCCACAGAAGCAAGAAAATGCTGTGAAGAAATTCATCAAGCGCATCTTCGGATTCAAGAAATAG
- a CDS encoding Do family serine endopeptidase: MKKLSNYVVAVLCVGSLAFSAGAFMKVNATPAATAAPAGQPVDLTYAAEKALPAVVHIKYVQNSKVKTVDVQDDPFGGFFDPFGFFGNPGQGNGGTRKQKVQTPKREATGSGVIISQDGYIVTNNHVVEGADELTVTLNDNREFSARIIGTDKTTDLALIKVDGKNLPTLPIADSDKVKVGEWVIAVGNPFGLNNTVTAGIISAKARSLGANGVESFIQTDAAINAGNSGGALVNTQGELVGINAMLYSQTGSYSGYGFAIPTSIMNKVVDDLKKYGSVQRVMLSIQGSDVLNYINAQKENGKEVNLGTNEGVYIAKVDEDGNGAEAGLKEGDVITKVDGKKVTKMAELQEILNGKRPGNKMSITYLRNKKASTKTITLKNAQGNTSVIKSADLDVLGGSFRPITESQKNQLNIKYGVEVMKVNSGALKDGGISRGFIIQRINDNNINTIDDLQKAVKSASTSKDPVLYIQGIWPTGKKAYFAVPLQKD; encoded by the coding sequence ATGAAAAAATTAAGTAATTATGTTGTGGCTGTGCTCTGCGTTGGTTCGCTCGCATTTTCAGCCGGTGCTTTCATGAAAGTAAATGCTACACCTGCAGCTACCGCTGCGCCAGCAGGTCAGCCCGTAGACTTAACCTATGCTGCCGAGAAGGCGCTGCCTGCTGTAGTACATATTAAATACGTACAGAACTCGAAGGTGAAGACGGTAGATGTGCAGGACGACCCATTCGGAGGTTTCTTCGACCCGTTCGGCTTCTTCGGCAACCCGGGACAGGGCAACGGAGGAACACGCAAGCAGAAAGTGCAGACTCCAAAGAGAGAGGCTACCGGTTCGGGCGTCATCATCAGTCAGGACGGCTACATCGTTACCAACAACCACGTGGTAGAAGGTGCTGACGAGCTGACCGTAACGCTGAACGACAACCGTGAATTCTCGGCTCGCATCATCGGAACCGACAAGACTACCGACCTCGCCCTCATCAAGGTAGACGGCAAGAACCTGCCTACCCTGCCTATCGCCGACAGCGACAAGGTGAAGGTGGGTGAATGGGTCATCGCCGTGGGCAACCCATTCGGACTGAACAATACGGTTACAGCCGGCATTATCTCTGCCAAGGCACGTTCGCTCGGTGCCAACGGTGTAGAGAGTTTCATCCAGACCGATGCTGCCATCAATGCAGGTAACTCGGGCGGTGCACTCGTCAACACCCAGGGCGAACTGGTAGGCATCAACGCCATGCTCTATTCACAGACCGGTTCTTACTCCGGCTACGGTTTCGCCATCCCTACCTCTATCATGAACAAGGTGGTAGACGACCTGAAGAAATACGGCAGCGTACAGCGCGTGATGCTGAGCATACAGGGAAGCGATGTGCTGAACTATATCAACGCCCAGAAGGAGAACGGCAAGGAAGTGAACCTGGGAACCAACGAGGGTGTTTACATTGCCAAGGTTGATGAAGACGGCAACGGTGCTGAGGCAGGACTGAAGGAAGGTGACGTGATTACCAAGGTTGACGGCAAGAAGGTGACCAAGATGGCTGAGCTGCAGGAAATCCTGAACGGCAAGCGCCCTGGCAACAAGATGAGCATCACCTACCTGCGCAACAAGAAGGCAAGCACCAAGACCATCACGCTGAAGAATGCCCAGGGTAATACTTCGGTTATCAAGAGTGCCGACCTCGACGTGCTCGGTGGCAGCTTCCGCCCTATTACAGAGAGCCAGAAGAACCAGCTCAACATCAAGTATGGTGTAGAGGTGATGAAGGTGAACAGCGGCGCCCTGAAGGATGGTGGCATTTCACGCGGTTTCATCATCCAGCGCATCAACGACAACAACATCAATACGATTGATGACCTGCAGAAGGCTGTAAAGAGTGCTTCTACCAGCAAGGACCCAGTGCTCTACATTCAGGGTATATGGCCAACAGGCAAGAAGGCTTACTTCGCTGTTCCGCTGCAGAAAGACTAA
- a CDS encoding ComEC/Rec2 family competence protein, whose protein sequence is MMKALPLTPLMTISLTLTIGIIIAKWGYDDFNMRFWLIISIISCALSSIIFFLTKFLSKKAYFSRSHQFLIYSQCVMMHLCILSLGAFLTCKQIADSQTSTQLKNWQELPYLTRAKINTERYKSNIESKLVSLHVKQQDYAVIAAMALGDKSALDSNTRNSYSISGASHILAVSGLHIGIIFQLFIFLLGGRKYSVYTIILSLISIWTYVFLIGLPASAVRAAIMLSAYSLSLAFHRTGLPLNTLSSAYIFMLFISPLYLFELSFQLSFLAVASILLFFTPLYTLLPIRSRFIRWAWGLLCVSLAAQIGTLPVIVYTFGRISCYSLLTNYIAIPAATLILYLGAALILFSPLTLWAPIAPVAAPLISLTSGALTSITQFLNTAIKLISMLPGASIENVRISLPQVIGLYAIILLIYALWRRIDKQKSSECKIP, encoded by the coding sequence ATGATGAAAGCGCTACCCCTCACCCCGCTCATGACCATCAGCCTCACACTGACGATCGGAATCATCATAGCCAAATGGGGCTATGATGATTTCAATATGCGCTTCTGGCTCATCATCTCCATCATTTCATGCGCCCTTAGCAGCATCATCTTTTTCCTTACTAAGTTTTTAAGCAAAAAAGCTTACTTCAGCAGGAGCCACCAGTTTCTCATCTACTCCCAATGCGTGATGATGCATTTATGCATTCTGAGCCTTGGGGCTTTTCTTACCTGCAAGCAAATAGCTGATTCCCAAACCTCTACACAACTGAAAAACTGGCAGGAACTGCCTTACCTCACACGGGCAAAAATCAATACCGAACGCTATAAAAGCAATATTGAAAGCAAACTGGTTTCCCTTCACGTAAAACAGCAAGACTATGCAGTCATCGCAGCCATGGCGCTGGGCGACAAGAGCGCACTCGACTCGAACACCCGAAACAGTTACTCCATTTCCGGAGCCAGTCACATCCTGGCAGTAAGCGGACTTCATATAGGCATTATCTTCCAGCTTTTCATCTTTCTGCTAGGCGGCAGAAAGTACTCAGTTTACACCATCATCCTGTCCCTCATCTCCATCTGGACCTACGTTTTTCTCATAGGATTGCCGGCAAGTGCAGTCCGTGCAGCCATCATGCTTTCAGCCTACAGCTTAAGCTTAGCTTTTCATCGTACCGGTCTGCCGCTCAATACTTTATCCTCAGCTTATATATTTATGCTCTTCATCAGTCCGCTCTATCTTTTCGAGTTGAGTTTCCAGCTTTCGTTCCTGGCCGTAGCCTCCATTCTGTTGTTCTTCACACCCCTTTACACCCTCCTCCCCATCCGCAGCCGTTTCATCCGTTGGGCATGGGGACTCCTTTGCGTTTCACTGGCAGCCCAGATAGGAACCCTTCCGGTCATCGTCTACACCTTCGGCAGAATATCGTGCTATTCACTTCTCACCAATTACATCGCCATTCCCGCAGCAACCCTCATCCTATATCTTGGGGCAGCATTAATCCTGTTCTCCCCACTCACGTTATGGGCGCCCATAGCACCGGTTGCCGCCCCACTCATCAGCCTTACATCAGGCGCCCTGACCAGCATCACCCAGTTTTTGAATACAGCCATAAAACTGATCAGCATGCTGCCTGGAGCAAGCATCGAAAACGTAAGAATCAGTCTGCCTCAGGTAATCGGTCTCTACGCTATCATCCTGCTCATTTATGCCCTATGGCGCAGGATAGATAAACAGAAGTCGTCAGAATGCAAGATTCCATAA
- a CDS encoding NADP-specific glutamate dehydrogenase: protein MKASEVIANLQRRFPNEPEYIQAVSQVLGTIEEEYNKHPEFEKANLIERLCIPDRIIQFRVSWVDDKGNVQTNMGYRVQHNNVIGPYKGGLRYHKSVNLGILKFLAFEQTFKNSLTTLPMGGAKGGSDFSPRGKSNNEVMRFCQAFMTELYRHMGPDEDVPAGDIGVGGREVGYLFGMYKKLTHQFQGVLTGKGQEFGGSLIRPEATGYGNVYFLCNMLATKGIDIKGKTVLVSGSGNVAQYTMEKLLQLGAKPVTCSDSDGYIYDPDGIDREKLDYIMELKNVERGRIKEYAEKYGVKYVAGAKPWFEKADIALPSATQNEINEEAAKALIANGVIAVSEGANMPSTPEAIKVFQDAKILYSPGKAANAGGVAVSGLEMSQNSERLKWSREEVDAKLHDIMNDIHANCVKYGTEPDGYVNYVKGANVAGFLKVAKAMMAQGIV, encoded by the coding sequence ATGAAAGCATCAGAAGTCATCGCGAATCTCCAAAGAAGATTCCCAAACGAGCCTGAGTACATTCAGGCAGTTAGTCAGGTTCTCGGTACTATCGAGGAAGAGTACAACAAGCACCCAGAGTTTGAGAAGGCAAACCTCATCGAGCGTCTCTGCATTCCAGACCGCATCATCCAGTTCCGCGTATCTTGGGTAGATGATAAGGGCAACGTACAGACTAACATGGGTTACCGCGTTCAGCACAACAACGTGATTGGCCCTTACAAGGGAGGTCTTCGCTACCACAAGTCAGTAAACTTGGGTATTTTGAAGTTCTTGGCTTTCGAGCAGACATTCAAAAACTCTCTTACTACTCTCCCAATGGGTGGTGCTAAGGGTGGTTCTGACTTCTCTCCACGTGGCAAGAGCAACAACGAGGTAATGCGTTTCTGCCAGGCTTTCATGACAGAACTTTATCGTCACATGGGTCCAGACGAGGATGTTCCAGCTGGTGATATCGGTGTAGGTGGCCGTGAGGTAGGTTACCTCTTCGGAATGTACAAGAAGTTGACACACCAGTTCCAGGGCGTCTTGACCGGTAAGGGTCAGGAGTTCGGCGGTTCATTGATTCGTCCTGAGGCTACAGGTTACGGTAACGTATACTTCCTCTGCAACATGCTCGCTACCAAGGGTATTGACATCAAGGGCAAGACAGTTTTGGTTTCAGGTTCAGGTAATGTAGCCCAGTACACTATGGAGAAGTTGCTCCAGTTGGGTGCTAAGCCAGTTACATGTTCAGATTCAGACGGTTACATCTACGACCCAGACGGAATCGACCGCGAGAAGCTCGATTACATCATGGAGCTCAAGAACGTAGAGCGTGGCCGTATCAAGGAGTATGCAGAGAAGTATGGTGTAAAATATGTTGCAGGTGCTAAGCCTTGGTTTGAGAAGGCAGACATCGCTCTCCCATCAGCTACTCAGAACGAAATCAACGAGGAGGCAGCTAAGGCTCTCATCGCCAACGGCGTAATCGCAGTAAGCGAGGGTGCTAACATGCCTTCTACTCCAGAGGCTATCAAGGTATTCCAGGATGCTAAGATTCTCTACTCTCCAGGTAAGGCAGCCAACGCAGGTGGTGTTGCAGTATCAGGTCTTGAGATGAGCCAGAACTCAGAGCGTCTGAAGTGGTCTCGTGAGGAGGTTGATGCTAAGCTCCACGACATCATGAACGATATTCACGCTAACTGCGTGAAGTATGGTACAGAGCCAGACGGTTACGTAAATTACGTAAAGGGTGCAAACGTAGCCGGCTTCCTGAAGGTAGCTAAGGCTATGATGGCTCAGGGCATTGTATAA
- a CDS encoding LptF/LptG family permease yields MKDFKKIRKHRRLYRTGRWASRKFGWLIRAVRWLAHKLRFLRIFRFLNPFRYIKKLDWYIIKKFLGYYFFSIALIISIAIVFDFNENLSKFTEHHAPARAIIFDYYANFVPYFANLFSALFVFVAVILFTTKMASNSEIIAILASGVSFKRLLRPYMITCVLLSALSFGLSAYVIPHGTVIRQNFETMYKNKKKNTSAENVQLQVDKGVIAYMQHYDNSMKRGYGFCLDKFQDKKLVSHLTAMDIQYDTISDSKYHWKLSNWKIRKLQGMKEHITSGAQKDTIIMMEPTDLVYSKGQQETFTSPELRDYISKQINRGSGNVVQYEVEYHKRIASSFASFILTIIGVSLSARKRKGGMGAALGVGLALSFGYIMLQTVSATFAIQANFPSVLAAWLPNFLFAIVAYFCYRKAPR; encoded by the coding sequence ATGAAAGATTTTAAGAAAATAAGAAAACACCGCCGGCTCTACCGCACCGGCCGATGGGCTTCCCGCAAGTTCGGGTGGCTCATCAGGGCTGTGCGCTGGCTGGCTCACAAGCTCCGGTTCCTGCGCATATTCAGGTTTCTCAACCCGTTCAGGTACATCAAGAAGCTCGACTGGTACATTATCAAGAAGTTTCTGGGCTACTATTTCTTCTCCATCGCCCTAATCATCTCCATCGCCATCGTCTTCGACTTCAACGAGAACCTGTCAAAATTCACAGAGCACCATGCACCGGCGCGCGCAATCATCTTCGATTACTACGCCAACTTCGTGCCCTATTTTGCCAACCTCTTCAGTGCGCTGTTCGTGTTCGTGGCGGTCATTCTCTTCACCACCAAGATGGCAAGCAATTCCGAAATCATCGCCATCCTGGCGTCGGGAGTATCCTTCAAGCGTCTCCTTCGCCCATACATGATTACCTGCGTGCTGCTCTCAGCCCTCTCCTTCGGGCTTTCAGCCTACGTCATTCCCCACGGAACCGTCATCAGGCAGAACTTCGAGACGATGTACAAGAACAAGAAGAAGAATACCAGTGCCGAGAATGTACAGCTGCAGGTAGACAAGGGAGTGATTGCCTATATGCAGCATTACGACAACAGCATGAAACGCGGCTACGGATTCTGTCTCGACAAGTTCCAGGACAAGAAACTCGTAAGCCACCTTACAGCGATGGACATCCAGTACGACACCATTTCCGACAGCAAGTATCACTGGAAACTGAGCAACTGGAAAATCCGCAAGCTCCAGGGCATGAAGGAGCATATTACGAGCGGAGCCCAGAAGGACACCATCATCATGATGGAACCTACCGACCTGGTCTATTCCAAGGGTCAGCAGGAAACCTTCACCAGTCCTGAGCTCCGCGATTACATCTCCAAGCAGATTAACCGCGGTTCGGGCAACGTAGTGCAGTACGAGGTAGAATACCACAAGCGCATCGCCTCTTCCTTCGCTTCGTTCATCCTCACCATCATCGGCGTCTCCCTCTCAGCCCGCAAGCGCAAGGGCGGCATGGGAGCAGCATTGGGCGTTGGACTTGCGCTGAGTTTCGGCTACATCATGCTGCAGACGGTTTCTGCCACCTTCGCCATCCAGGCCAACTTCCCGTCTGTTCTGGCAGCGTGGCTTCCAAACTTCCTCTTCGCCATCGTAGCCTACTTCTGCTACCGCAAGGCACCGAGGTAA
- a CDS encoding YkvA family protein: MTLPDFMDYKDKFTQRAFVEKISHVAKRAGAKMVYTALILYYTLESDKVSLKDKALIVGALGYLISPLDVIPDAIPIAGLGDDLAVLLFVLKKVWGEVSEDVKAKAQDKLKKWFDEDEIPSADDLLKDSATDTPV, encoded by the coding sequence ATGACATTACCAGACTTTATGGACTATAAGGACAAGTTCACCCAGCGTGCATTTGTCGAGAAGATTTCGCATGTTGCCAAACGTGCCGGTGCCAAGATGGTTTATACAGCGCTCATTCTCTATTATACGTTAGAGAGTGACAAGGTTTCGCTGAAGGACAAGGCTCTGATCGTAGGTGCCTTGGGTTATCTCATCAGTCCGCTCGATGTGATTCCAGACGCCATACCTATTGCCGGTTTGGGTGATGACCTGGCTGTATTGCTGTTTGTGCTCAAGAAAGTTTGGGGTGAGGTTTCAGAAGATGTAAAAGCAAAGGCTCAGGACAAGTTGAAGAAGTGGTTTGATGAAGATGAGATTCCATCAGCCGATGACCTCTTGAAGGATTCAGCCACCGATACTCCAGTCTGA
- a CDS encoding RNA polymerase sigma factor RpoD/SigA, whose translation MRQLKITQSITNRASASLEKYLQDIAHEELLSTDEEVELAQRIRKGDRRALERLTKANLRFVVSVAKQYQNHGISLPDLINEGNVGLIKAAQKFDETRGFKFISYAVWWIRQSILQAIAEQSRLVRLPQNQVGSVNKINREMSKFEQEFERKPSVDEMADRVDLPEDKIENAMKATSTSRHLSVDAPFSDDEDGSMLDLMANSDDPTDNELLTESLRAEIERLLKTLPDKDQKIIAAFYGIGTPELTLEEIGTKYHLTRERVRQIKEKTIRRLRNSTTDKLLKSYLG comes from the coding sequence ATGAGACAATTAAAAATTACTCAATCAATTACGAATCGCGCAAGCGCATCGTTAGAAAAATATCTTCAAGATATTGCTCATGAGGAGCTGCTCTCTACAGATGAAGAGGTGGAGCTCGCTCAGCGTATAAGAAAAGGTGACCGTAGGGCATTGGAGAGATTAACAAAAGCCAATCTCCGTTTCGTGGTGTCTGTTGCCAAACAATACCAGAACCACGGGATCAGTTTGCCTGATCTTATCAACGAAGGAAATGTGGGGCTTATCAAAGCCGCACAGAAGTTTGATGAAACCCGAGGCTTTAAGTTCATCTCTTACGCCGTATGGTGGATTCGCCAGAGCATTCTGCAGGCCATAGCCGAGCAGAGCAGACTTGTGCGCCTTCCGCAAAACCAGGTGGGAAGCGTTAACAAGATTAACAGAGAGATGAGTAAGTTCGAACAGGAATTTGAACGCAAACCGAGTGTAGATGAAATGGCTGACCGCGTAGACTTGCCGGAAGACAAGATAGAGAACGCCATGAAGGCTACATCGACAAGTCGCCACCTGAGCGTGGATGCTCCTTTTTCTGATGATGAAGATGGCAGCATGCTCGACCTGATGGCCAATTCGGATGATCCGACCGACAATGAACTGCTGACAGAGTCGCTGAGAGCTGAAATAGAAAGACTGCTCAAGACGCTGCCGGACAAAGACCAGAAAATCATTGCTGCCTTCTATGGCATAGGAACACCTGAACTGACGCTTGAAGAAATCGGAACCAAGTATCATCTCACCAGGGAAAGAGTACGCCAGATCAAGGAAAAAACGATAAGGCGACTCCGGAACAGTACGACAGATAAACTGCTGAAGTCCTATCTGGGATAA